From a single Streptomyces misionensis genomic region:
- a CDS encoding SurA N-terminal domain-containing protein, whose product MHRRRRTALVLTAAIAAAAPLLTACGSDAHPGAAAVVGGQRITVAQLQNRVDEVRAAQRAAVSDPAQYQQVLAETSSLTRDTLHNMVLDRVIHRAAQDQGVTVTRKDTQQLRASLEQQAGGAKGLRTAWLQKYGIAPAYLDDNLRLQLEAQKVAARLGTDTSQPAFWKALSRASEELHIDINPRYGTWDVQKSGRADAKTPWVREVTAPSGGAPVTA is encoded by the coding sequence TTGCACCGCCGCCGTCGCACCGCGCTCGTCCTCACCGCCGCGATCGCCGCCGCGGCCCCCCTGCTGACCGCCTGCGGAAGCGACGCCCACCCGGGCGCGGCGGCCGTGGTGGGAGGGCAGCGGATCACCGTCGCGCAGTTGCAGAACCGGGTCGACGAGGTCCGCGCGGCCCAGCGGGCCGCGGTGTCCGACCCGGCCCAGTACCAGCAGGTGCTCGCCGAGACCAGCAGCCTCACCCGCGACACCCTGCACAACATGGTCCTCGACCGGGTGATCCACCGGGCGGCCCAGGACCAGGGCGTCACGGTCACCCGCAAGGACACCCAGCAGCTGCGCGCCAGCCTGGAGCAGCAGGCGGGCGGAGCCAAGGGCCTGCGGACCGCCTGGCTCCAGAAGTACGGCATCGCCCCCGCGTACCTGGACGACAACCTGCGCCTCCAGCTGGAGGCGCAGAAGGTCGCCGCCCGGCTCGGCACCGACACCTCCCAGCCCGCCTTCTGGAAGGCCCTCTCGCGGGCCTCCGAGGAGCTGCACATCGACATCAACCCGCGCTACGGCACCTGGGACGTGCAGAAGAGCGGCCGGGCGGACGCGAAGACGCCCTGGGTGCGGGAGGTGACGGCGCCCTCGGGAGGCGCGCCGGTGACCGCGTAG
- a CDS encoding nucleoside triphosphate pyrophosphohydrolase, which produces MNASSPAPGRIVLLTTSHRVAPGLLSWPAWQALRAADAVLCADGAHPQLPYLREAGIAVAEAAPTAQELVDACAGGRTVVVVATGEGEPALTDGLARLAGTGRIRMPELELLPASYDLPGARLLDLVQVMDRIRAECPWSSRQTHEGLAKYGIEEAYELVEAIEAGDREELREELGDVLLQVVFHARIAEEHPEAPFSIDDVAGGIVAKLIHRHPHVFGEETAETPEEVKAHWLRTKAEEKRRTSVTEGIPLGQPGLALAAKLASRARTAGLDVPLPQGEGVGYELLALAARAESAGTDPETALRAAARTYRDAIRRAEGVDPREGEDLS; this is translated from the coding sequence GTGAACGCATCGAGTCCCGCCCCCGGCCGCATCGTCCTGCTCACCACCAGCCACCGTGTCGCCCCCGGCCTGCTGTCCTGGCCCGCCTGGCAGGCCCTGCGCGCCGCCGACGCCGTGCTGTGCGCGGACGGTGCCCACCCGCAGCTGCCGTACCTGCGGGAGGCCGGCATAGCGGTGGCCGAGGCGGCGCCCACGGCGCAGGAGCTGGTCGACGCCTGCGCCGGCGGGCGGACCGTGGTGGTCGTGGCGACGGGGGAGGGCGAGCCCGCGCTCACCGACGGACTGGCCCGGCTGGCCGGCACCGGCCGGATCCGCATGCCGGAGCTGGAGCTGCTGCCCGCCTCCTACGACCTGCCCGGCGCCCGGCTGCTGGACCTCGTCCAGGTCATGGACCGCATCCGGGCCGAGTGCCCCTGGTCCTCCCGGCAGACCCACGAGGGCCTGGCCAAGTACGGCATCGAGGAGGCGTACGAACTGGTCGAGGCGATCGAGGCGGGCGACCGCGAGGAGCTGCGCGAGGAGCTGGGCGACGTCCTCCTCCAGGTCGTCTTCCACGCCCGGATCGCCGAGGAGCACCCCGAGGCGCCGTTCTCGATCGACGACGTGGCGGGCGGCATCGTCGCCAAGCTGATCCACCGCCATCCGCACGTCTTCGGCGAGGAGACGGCCGAGACCCCGGAGGAGGTAAAGGCGCACTGGCTGCGCACCAAGGCGGAGGAGAAGCGGCGCACCTCGGTCACCGAGGGCATCCCCCTCGGCCAGCCCGGCCTGGCCCTCGCCGCCAAGCTGGCCTCCCGCGCCCGTACCGCCGGGCTGGACGTCCCCCTGCCCCAGGGCGAGGGCGTCGGCTACGAGCTGCTGGCCCTCGCCGCCCGCGCCGAGTCCGCCGGCACCGACCCGGAGACGGCCCTGCGCGCGGCGGCCCGCACCTACCGGGACGCGATACGGAGGGCCGAGGGAGTGGACCCGCGGGAGGGCGAGGACCTGTCCTGA
- a CDS encoding transglycosylase family protein: MISGNGRHRRPRQAPALLVAAGVTGSAIAIPLLGAASAHAADGTTWDKVAGCESGGSWSADTGNGYYGGLQISQDDWIHYGGTQYASSADQASRSQQIAVAEKILADKGTLPWATCALLSGLTPNSGSVDVDPGVGGKGQDDGTTDPSGLPDASTPSGTQSGGQDTTPSGTGKGSGGGTHDGTGSASSTDPSTAPSSGSGTGKHTGKHAAPHPGASHGSGGADETGGGPAQDPTAPSAPAGTVTPAPTAGDPDNSRQDVGSWNLVDTGALGGGRHRGGTADEGTATGQDGSDSGRHASREPGTYTVREGDSLSAIADSLDVHGGWHALYAVNKKVVGADPNHITAGQTLKVGDETDAG, from the coding sequence ATGATCTCCGGGAACGGTCGTCACCGCCGCCCCCGTCAGGCTCCGGCCCTCCTCGTCGCGGCCGGCGTGACCGGCTCCGCCATCGCCATCCCGCTGCTCGGCGCCGCGAGCGCCCACGCGGCCGACGGCACCACCTGGGACAAGGTGGCCGGTTGCGAGAGCGGCGGCTCCTGGAGCGCCGACACCGGCAACGGCTACTACGGCGGCCTCCAGATATCCCAGGACGACTGGATCCACTACGGCGGCACCCAGTACGCCTCCAGCGCCGACCAGGCCAGCCGCTCGCAGCAGATCGCCGTGGCCGAGAAGATCCTCGCCGACAAGGGCACGCTGCCCTGGGCCACCTGCGCCCTGCTGTCCGGGCTGACCCCCAACTCCGGCTCGGTGGACGTCGATCCGGGCGTCGGCGGCAAGGGCCAGGACGACGGCACGACCGACCCCTCCGGCCTGCCCGACGCGTCGACCCCCTCCGGCACCCAGAGCGGCGGCCAGGACACCACCCCGAGCGGAACCGGGAAGGGTTCCGGCGGCGGCACCCACGACGGCACCGGCAGCGCCTCCTCCACCGACCCGTCCACCGCCCCGTCCTCCGGCTCGGGCACCGGCAAGCACACCGGCAAGCACGCGGCCCCGCACCCGGGCGCCTCCCACGGCTCCGGCGGCGCCGACGAGACCGGCGGCGGCCCCGCCCAGGACCCCACCGCCCCCTCGGCGCCCGCAGGCACGGTCACGCCCGCCCCGACCGCCGGCGACCCGGACAATTCCCGCCAGGACGTCGGCTCTTGGAACCTGGTCGACACCGGAGCCCTCGGCGGCGGACGGCACCGCGGCGGCACCGCGGACGAAGGCACGGCGACCGGACAGGACGGCTCCGACTCCGGGCGGCACGCGTCCCGCGAACCGGGCACGTACACCGTCCGCGAGGGCGACTCGCTGAGCGCCATCGCCGACTCCCTTGACGTGCACGGCGGATGGCACGCGCTCTACGCCGTGAACAAGAAGGTCGTGGGCGCCGACCCGAATCACATCACCGCCGGTCAGACCCTGAAAGTCGGTGACGAAACGGACGCCGGCTAG
- a CDS encoding cytochrome P450 family protein — translation MTDQLRPDDTVPAAPELFTWEFAADPYPAYAWLREHAPVRRTRLPSGVEAWLVTRYADARQALADQRLSKNPAHHDEPEHAKGKTGIPGERKAELMTHLLNIDPPDHTRLRRLVSKAFTPRRVAEFAPRVQELTDRLIDRFAQAGSADLIHEFAFPLPIYAICDLLGVPREDQDDFRDWAGMMIRHGGGPRGGVARSVKKMRGYLAELIHKKREALPAEPAPGEDLISALIRASDHGEHLTENEVAAMAFILLFAGFETTVNLIGNGTYALLTHPDQRDRLQDALARGDDELLATGVEELLRYDGPVELATWRFATEPLTIGGQRIEPGDPVLVVLAAADRDPERFADPDVLDLGRRDNQHLGYGHGIHYCLGAPLARLEGQSALATLFTRLPDLRLAADPAELRWRGGLIMRGLRTLPVEFTPPGDR, via the coding sequence GTGACCGACCAGCTTCGCCCCGACGACACCGTTCCCGCCGCCCCCGAGCTCTTCACCTGGGAGTTCGCCGCCGACCCCTACCCCGCGTACGCCTGGCTGCGCGAGCACGCGCCGGTGCGCCGGACGCGGCTGCCCAGCGGGGTCGAGGCCTGGCTGGTCACCCGGTACGCGGACGCCCGGCAGGCGCTGGCGGACCAGCGGCTGAGCAAGAACCCGGCCCATCACGACGAGCCCGAGCACGCCAAGGGCAAGACCGGCATCCCGGGCGAGCGCAAGGCCGAGCTGATGACGCACCTGCTGAACATCGACCCGCCGGACCACACCCGGCTGCGCCGGCTGGTCAGCAAGGCGTTCACGCCCCGCCGCGTCGCCGAGTTCGCCCCCCGGGTGCAGGAGCTGACCGACCGGCTCATCGACCGGTTCGCGCAAGCCGGCAGCGCCGACCTCATCCACGAGTTCGCCTTCCCGCTCCCCATCTACGCCATCTGCGACCTGCTCGGCGTCCCGCGCGAGGACCAGGACGACTTCCGGGACTGGGCGGGCATGATGATCCGGCACGGCGGCGGGCCGCGGGGCGGGGTGGCGCGGTCGGTGAAGAAGATGCGCGGCTACCTCGCCGAGCTGATCCACAAGAAGCGCGAGGCGCTGCCCGCCGAGCCCGCGCCCGGCGAGGACCTGATCTCCGCCCTCATCCGCGCCTCCGACCACGGTGAGCACCTCACCGAGAACGAGGTCGCGGCGATGGCCTTCATCCTTCTCTTCGCCGGTTTCGAGACCACCGTCAATCTCATCGGCAACGGCACCTACGCCCTGCTCACCCACCCCGATCAGCGCGACCGCCTCCAGGACGCCCTCGCCCGCGGCGATGACGAGCTGCTGGCCACCGGGGTGGAGGAACTGCTGCGCTACGACGGCCCGGTGGAGCTGGCCACCTGGCGGTTCGCCACCGAACCGCTCACCATCGGCGGGCAGCGGATCGAGCCCGGCGACCCGGTGCTCGTCGTCCTGGCCGCCGCCGACCGGGACCCGGAGCGGTTCGCCGACCCGGACGTACTGGACCTCGGCCGCCGGGACAACCAGCACCTCGGCTACGGCCACGGCATCCACTACTGCCTCGGCGCCCCGCTCGCCCGCCTGGAGGGCCAGAGCGCGCTGGCCACCCTCTTCACCCGGCTGCCCGACCTGCGGCTGGCCGCCGACCCGGCCGAGCTGCGCTGGCGCGGCGGGCTCATCATGCGCGGTCTGCGCACCCTGCCCGTGGAGTTCACCCCGCCGGGCGACCGGTAG